TGACCATACCCACCACCTGACTGCATCTGGTGCCCTCGCCCCACAGAACCTCAACCAAAACCCACGCACGCTGCTGCCCAAGTTCTACGGGCTGTACTGTGTGCAGTCAGGCGGCAAGAACATCCGCGTGGTGGTCATGAACAACGTGCTGCCCCGCGTTGTCAAGATGCACCTCAAGTTTGACCTCAAGGGCTCCACGTACAAGCGCAGGGCgagcaagaaggagaaggagaagagcctGCCCACCTACAAGGACCTGGACTTCATGCAGGACATGCCGGAAGGGCTGCTGCTGGACTCCGACACCTTCGGCGCCCTGGTCAAGACGCTGCAGCGCGACTGCCTGGTAAGCTTCCCCGTCACCCTGCGGCCAGCCTGCCACGCTCAGTGACGTGACCAGTTTGCGCTGGTGATTCCTgtcatcccagcgctcaggaagctgaggcaggaggatcactcgGGCTATAGCTAAACATAACTTATCCCCTCATAGAAAGTGGAGACGGGTTGAGGTGAGCTCTGTGGTTAGTGCTTAGGTAGCAtgagaggggtgggtggggtgtgcaCACTCAGTGGAGACCCTGCCCACCATGCTGGAGCTATGGATTACATCCTGTTGCCACAGAAACTGGCTGTGGCGGCACAGGCATATGCGTGGGAGGGTCAGCCTCAGCTACGCAGTGAGCCTGAGCCAGCCTCAGCAacatgaaaccctatctcaaaaaataaggcaaagTAACGTATTATTTGTGAGAGAAGAGCATGAGGGCTCTGCAGCCTGCGCACGCACGGAGCTGCGGCCACACAGGCCGGAGTGACCAGAGACGAGGGGACGTTCTGAGGGTTCTGAGACACAGAGCCACAGGGAGGGGGCAGTGCAGGGGACAGATGCAGCCCAGAAGCTGGAGGGAGCCTGAGGCGACTGCATAGTGtgagggtctcacgtagcccaggctggctttgaactcaccaagCACGTCCTTGGgctcccatcctcctgcctccacccgaGGTGCTTAGACGACACGtgtgcccaccacacccagcatgtgtttctttttttttttttttaagatttatttattggggctggagagatggctcagcagataagagcactgtctgctcttccaggggccctgagttcaatccccagcaaccacacagtggctcatgaccatctataatgtgatccaatgagcactgtatacataataaataaatccttaaaaaaaaaagatttatttgtcagccaggcatggtggcacatgcctttctttaatcccaacacttgggaggcagaggcaggcagatggctgggagtttgaagccaacctggtctacaaagaaagtctaggaccagccagggctatacagagagaccctgtcttgggaggggaaaaaaaaaaagattgatttatcatgtatacagtgttctacctgcctgtatgcctgcatacagaagcgggcatcagatctctttatagattgttgtgagccaccatgtcagtgctgggaatcgaactcaggacctttggaagaacagtcagtgttcttatcctctgagccatctctctagcccccgtggggttttttgttgttgttgtttttttttttaggtgtattttggttttttgtttatttgtttatgtatttttctagaccgtgtctcactatgtagcccaggctggcctcaaagtcacagagattgacctacctctgcctcccaggtgctggaattaaaggcgtgcaccaaatTAGGCCTGCCTGAAAGTAGTTTCTAAGTCCTGTGTCTTgcagagatgaggaggaagggtcCCTGGAGTACCAGCTCAGGGCCCTCCTGGCTTTTCTGCCTGGCCTGAGCCGCTCTGGCTTCCAGCTCCAGGACACCCCCGCTGCCCTTGCAGGAGGACTGAGCACCTCCTCCTGGTCCAGACCCTGTGGTCCACCCCGTGCGCActtacacacctgggcagggtgcTGCGGGGCCCCCTTAAATTTGGGTTAGCAGCCGCCTCCGCCCGTCCCCTGACCTGTGTCTCCGGCCCAGGTGCTAGAGAGCTTCAAGATCATGGACTACAGCCTCCTGCTGGGCGTGCACAACATTGACCAGCAGGAGCGCGAGCGCCAGGCCGAGGGAGCGCAGAGCACGGCTGACGAGAAGCGGCCGGTGGCACAGAAGGCCCTGTACTCCACGGCCATGGAGTCCATCCAGGGTGGCGCTGCCCGTGGGGAGGCCATTGAGACAGATGACACGTAAGTAGGGTAATGGACAGGCTGTCTATAGTTACAGGCCTGGCCCCAAGGGGACAGGGAAGCTGTctgttgtggtggcacacgcctttaatcccagcactcgggaggcagaggcaggtggatcgctgtgagttcgaggacagccagggctacacagagagaccctgtctcgaagaaacaaacaaagagtgaCAGTGGCTTTGCAGTGAAGCAGCCAACATGACCTCCCCCTCGGCATCTAGCCCACCCCTCATGGCCCTGAAAGGGAGGTGCCCTGTCCCTCAGAGTTCCAGCTGTGGGTACAAAGTCTGCAGAGTCGGGAAGAGCCATCTCACCCACAGCTGTAGAGATGACGCCCAGTGACCCTGGCTGGACCTCTGAGAACTGTTGGCCATAGCTCCGTCCCCTGTGGTGGGACAAGAGTGAGCAAAGGCCCTGTGCAGACACCCCCCTCAGACCATCTTGGCTTTTGTAGGGTCTGCGTGGGGCCCCAAGGGGACCAGGTGAGCCTGTGTGGCCCGTGTGGAGTGGGCTGAGCCTGTGGGGCTTTGGCCACTGTGGCATCCAGGGGGTCACTAACTGGAGTGGGGCAGTTAGTGCCCTTGTGGGGCAGCCCTGTTGCATTAACCTTAGGGTGTGTGAGGTGGCCATGGCCTGGgtgcagtgtgcatgtgcatggacGGTGCCGTGTCTGCTCAGCCTCCCAGCCGCCCCCAACATGGAGGTCCCCAGAGTTGTGGACCAGGCCCTCCTGCGTTCACCTGATCTGAGCCTCTCTCGGCAGGATGGGCGGGATCCCTGCCGTGAACGGGCGAGGGGAGCGGCTGCTGCTGCACATCGGAATCATCGACATTCTGCAGTCATACAGGTGCGCGGGCCATGGCCGCCACGCTGTCCACACTCCCCCTGCCCACCGTCCCTGAGGCTGCTCCCTGTCAGAGCGGGCTGGCACTGGACAGGGGGTGACATTCTGCCTGTCCCCAGGTTCATCAAGAAGCTTGAGCACACCTGGAAGGCGCTGGTCCATGATGGGGTGAGTGCTGCTCTTTCTTTGTACCACTGGCCCAGCAACTGAGTGCCGTCCTGCCCAGGGACGCCAGGCCTGTCGCCTGTCCAGGCGCTCTGCAGCTCAGCCCTGACCTCTGGCTTGGGCTCCGAGTGAGTGCAAGCTGCTAGGGGCCTTGCTCCCCCGGCCCTGCCTtggtgaatctttttttttttttttttggtttttcaagacagggtttccctgtgtagccttgtctggcctggactccctttgtagaccagcctagctttgaactcacatcgatccgcctgcttctgcctcctgagtgctgggattcaaggcgtgcgccaccatgcccggcttgcctTGGTGATTCTTAACTCCAGTGTGAGATGGCCAGTCAAATCTAGGCCCAACAGGAAAACTCAAAGAGTCATTAGGGAGGTCTAGGTGGAAGCTTCCAGAATGTGTGCTGAGGTCAGGACGGAGAGGAAAGGTGGTGTATGCCTGTCCCCTGCTCACtcaaggggctgaggcagaagcctgggtgggttggaggtcagcctgggctacatagtgactgtGTCAGTAAACAAGCCAAAGGCTGGTGCGTGCATAAGTCGTCCGTGACACCATCCCCGCCCACTGTCTTTCATTAGGACACGGTCTCTGTCCACCGGCCTAGCTTCTATGCTGAGCGCTTCTTCAAGTTCATGAGCAGCACCGTCTTCCGGAAGAGTTCCTGTGAGCAAGGCCTGTGGGCAGGGGCAAGGGCCAGAGTCCCCagcgggggttgggggaagagCGGGGCAGCCGGCCAGCTCCAGTGAGCCCTGACCTGCAGGCTCAGGCGCTGCAccccagctcccacaggcccagccaAGGGACGCTGGGAGGGGCCTGCACCCAGCCTCCTGTGTGGTCCTGAAGAATGGACCACAGGACTCAGGCAGTGAAGGAGGGCAGAGTTGTCTCTAGGAAGCCATGGAATCTGAGATCAGTGACCCCAGCACTGACTCCTGGCCCCCTTCTTTCTGCAGCCTTGAAATCCTCCCCATCCAAGAAAGGGCGTGGTGCCCTGCTGGCAGTCAAACCCCTGGGGCCCACTGCTGCCTTCTCAGCTAGCCAGATCCCCACCGAGAGAGAAGATGCACAGTACGACCTGCGGGGGGCCCGAAGCTATCCTACGCTTGAGGACGAAGGTGACCTGTTAGCCTGGGGTCTGGGCACCCAGGAAACCAGGCCTTGAAGGAACCCAGGCACATGGGCCCGGGGATGCGATAACAGCCAGTGCCCTGAGGTGGCGGGAGGTGGAGAGGTGGTACACCAGCAGGAAGGAATGGCTGCGGGGCTCCTCAGGATGTCCGTGGTCTAGGTGTCTGACAGTGGGAGTGTCAGCAATAGATGGGAGTGGACAGGGCGGCTGATGGAGCATCTAGGAGGGCAGGTGCTGAAGGCCAGGGCCTGAGGCAGAGCAGAGTGGGAGGGG
This genomic interval from Acomys russatus chromosome 31, mAcoRus1.1, whole genome shotgun sequence contains the following:
- the Pip5k1c gene encoding phosphatidylinositol 4-phosphate 5-kinase type-1 gamma isoform X1; amino-acid sequence: MQDFYVVESIFFPSEGSNLTPAHHFQDFRFKTYAPVAFRYFRELFGIRPDDYLYSLCNEPLIELSNPGASGSVFYVTSDDEFIIKTVMHKEAEFLQKLLPGYYMNLNQNPRTLLPKFYGLYCVQSGGKNIRVVVMNNVLPRVVKMHLKFDLKGSTYKRRASKKEKEKSLPTYKDLDFMQDMPEGLLLDSDTFGALVKTLQRDCLVLESFKIMDYSLLLGVHNIDQQERERQAEGAQSTADEKRPVAQKALYSTAMESIQGGAARGEAIETDDTMGGIPAVNGRGERLLLHIGIIDILQSYRFIKKLEHTWKALVHDGDTVSVHRPSFYAERFFKFMSSTVFRKSSSLKSSPSKKGRGALLAVKPLGPTAAFSASQIPTEREDAQYDLRGARSYPTLEDEGRPDLLPCTPPSFEEATTASIATTLSSTSLSIPERSPSETSEQPRYRRRTQSSGQDGRPQEEPLVEDPQKITVQVEPVCDVGIVVPKEQGEGVEVPPPGASAAATVEVDAASQASEPASQASDEEDAPSTDIYFFARGRYWLFSPRRRQLRAVTPSHTGAPTDERSWVYSPLHYSTRPASDGESDTVSP
- the Pip5k1c gene encoding phosphatidylinositol 4-phosphate 5-kinase type-1 gamma isoform X2, translating into MQDFYVVESIFFPSEGSNLTPAHHFQDFRFKTYAPVAFRYFRELFGIRPDDYLYSLCNEPLIELSNPGASGSVFYVTSDDEFIIKTVMHKEAEFLQKLLPGYYMNLNQNPRTLLPKFYGLYCVQSGGKNIRVVVMNNVLPRVVKMHLKFDLKGSTYKRRASKKEKEKSLPTYKDLDFMQDMPEGLLLDSDTFGALVKTLQRDCLVLESFKIMDYSLLLGVHNIDQQERERQAEGAQSTADEKRPVAQKALYSTAMESIQGGAARGEAIETDDTMGGIPAVNGRGERLLLHIGIIDILQSYRFIKKLEHTWKALVHDGDTVSVHRPSFYAERFFKFMSSTVFRKSSSLKSSPSKKGRGALLAVKPLGPTAAFSASQIPTEREDAQYDLRGARSYPTLEDEGRPDLLPCTPPSFEEATTASIATTLSSTSLSIPERSPSETSEQPRYRRRTQSSGQDGRPQEEPLVEDPQKITVQVEPVCDVGIVVPKEQGEGVEVPPPGASAAATVEVDAASQASEPASQASDEEDAPSTDIYFPTDERSWVYSPLHYSTRPASDGESDTVSP